GCGGCTGGCCGTCGCGCTGTCGAGTACGGGTCAGCAGGGGCTGCAGGCGCGTGACGCCTTCCGCGCCGAACGCACCCGGCAACTTCAGTCCATGCTCGATCGTGCCCGCGAACGCGGCGAGCACGCACCCGACGCGCTCGATGTGCTGGACCACATCATGGCCCCGATGTATATCCGCGTCCTCTTCGGTATGGTCCCGCTCACCCCGGGCTACATCGACGGGTTGGTCGACCGAATGCTGTGACCTCGCCCCGGTCCCCGGGATCAGCGCTCGGACGCGGTACCACGGCACCGTGAGGTGTTCGCCGGCGCGCGCCGGCCCGCTCGGCCCCGGCCCTTGGCCGGCTTACGCGGCCTGGCTGAATCCGTCGGAGGGCAGGCCGTTGCTGCGGATCGGGTGAAGCAGACGCCTGGTACGCGTTTTAGGCGTCGAGTTCTTCGGCGAGCTCGGGTGGAGTATTCGTCGAAGCGGCGGATGTGTTCGGTCAGTGGCCCGCATCTGCGGGCTTGTTGCGAGAGGATGGGGTGGTGATCCGCCACGACCCCGAGATGCAGGACTTGTTCCGCCGCTATTGCGCCCCCGCGCGGCGCTACCTGAAGCTTGGCGGAGCGGTACTGCATATGCCGCGTGAGAAGTACGAGCCGTTTGTTCATGCCCTCGCCGCTGACGCGAAGGCTGTTTCCGACGTCGAGCTCACCATCCTTCTCGAAGGCAGCTGGCGAGAGCGGCGCACCGCGGCGTGGCTCGCCGCCGTCTCGCGCCGTGACCACTTCCGTGAGCGTCTGGGAGCCCTGCTGCTGGAGAGTGAGGTTTGCTGCGCGGGCGGGGACTACTGCGTGGCGCTGGCGAGTTTCGGCACCGCACGGGACGCCGACCTGCTCGCCGCCTACCTGGATCGCTACCTTCGTCGGCCCGACCTGGCCTATGACCAGCCGACGGCCATGGGCGCCCTGGCGCACACCGACTCCGTGCTGCACGGCGACCGGGCCGGCCGCTTCCTCAAGGAGGGCGGCCTGTGGCGGCAGTGGTTCCAGGACGCGCGCCACATGCACGGCGATTCCGGCATCTCCGCCTACCTGGGCGGCATCCGCCTCGCCTGCGCCGTCGTCGACGAATGCGCCTGCATGCGTGAGGCCAGTTCCGGGTTGCGGTGCAGTGCTCGGAATAGGGCGAGTGGCTCATGCGGCACATCTGGAGGCATCCATGGCGGTACTTGATCTGCCCGGGCGGCGGTGGGCGATGCGCATCCTGTGGGAACTGAGCCAAGCGCCCGCCGGCTTCCGCGAGTTGCAGCGCCGATGCGAGCGTATGTCCTCCAGCGTGCTGACCACACGGCTCGACGAGCTGACCGGCGCCCGGCTGCTCACCTTGCACGAAGACGGCTACCACCTCACTCAGCTCGGGCAGGATCTCGTCGAGGTGCTGAGTCCGCTGGACGCCTGGAGCCGACGATGGGCAAGAGAGTCGGACACCGGCACGGCGGGCTTTTCCGGGCTGAAATGATCACTGCGCGGCTGGTGTGATCACGGCATCGACGACGTCCTGGATGGGCCCCGGATCCCGAACTGGAGCAGAGACACCACCCGCCACGAAGGGCGACGCATCTCATGGATCCGCCGGCCCGGACTCTACGTCGTCGTGGTCGAAGGCCTCGGTACGAGGCCGAACTCGCCATAGCCGACAGCCCGGTCATGCTCTGCCCCGTGCCTGGTGCGCCGGCTGTGAGGGCCGAATACGTGTACCACTCCCGGCGCGTCACGGTGCAGAACCGTGCTGTAGGACACGCGGGGTTTGGTACGAGCCGCACCTCACGATCTGCACCGCCGAGCCCGGGGACCGAACCGGCGACCGCGAGCGAGGCGGACGGCCGTTCATGTGCCCCAGGGCGACCTCACGTGCCTATTGCACGGTGAAGCGGTGGCTCCCCGAACCGACCCGGTACACCGCGCAGCCGTCCTCCTTGCGTACGAGCGTCGCACGCGTGTGGCTGACGGATTCCGGCGCGTCCGTGGGAACCCACACCTCGGCGGTCGTGTTGGGAGGCGTGGTGCACCTCAGGTCGATGCCGCCGGGCCGCTGCTCCCAGTCGGTGGAGACGGGGCCGTAGACCGAAGCGAACGTGGCGCGGGCGGACGTGACGTCGCCGCCCGGGCGAGGACGGATGACGATCTCACGGAAGCCCGGGCGCCCCGCCGAGATTCCGGCGATGTTCGTGTACATCCACTCGCCGACCGAGCCGTAGGCGTAGTGGTTGAAGGAGTTCATGTCCGGGGTCTGGAAACTGCCGTCCGGCTGGATGGAGTCCCAGCGTTCCCACATGGTGGTGGAGCCCTTGTCGATCTGGTAGCCCCAGCTGGGGAAGGAGCGTTGCTGGAGCAGGCGGTAGGCGACGTCGGTGTGCCCGGTCGCGGTGAGCACGGGCAGTAGACGGGGCGTTCCGAGGAAGCCCGTAGACAGATGCCAGTCCTTGGCCTCGATCAGCTCGATCAGCCGGTCGGCAGCTGCATCCCGCAGTGCATCGGGCAGCAGGCCCATCGACAGGGAGAGGACATACGCCGTCTGTGTATCGCCCTTGATCCTTCCTTCGGCGGCGACGTAGGCGGTCTGGAATGCCTTGCGTATGCGCCCGAAGAGGCCGAGGAAGGGCGCGGGGTCCTCATCCAGTTCTGCGGCTGTCCGGGCCGCGAGGTCGGCACTGTGGGCGAAGTAGGCGGTGGCGATGACATCTTTCGGCGTCTCGTCGGAGACATTCAGCCAGTCGCCATATCCGCCGGCCGGCCGCAGGAGGCCGTCGCTGTTCTTCTCCAGGTACTTCAGCCACGCCTGGATGGATGGCCAGGCATCCTTCAAGACCTGCCGGTCCCCGTATGCCTGGTACAGAGCCCAGGGGACCGTGACGCCCGCGTCGCCCCAGCCGGCGGCGCCGTTCCCGACGTTCCCGACGAGGGGCGCCACATCCGTGAAAGCACCCTCGGAGGTCTGCGCGTCCCGCAGGTCCACCAGCCACTTGGAGAGGAATCGGGCCGACTCCATCGTGTACGCGGCCGTCGGTGCGAAGACGTTGATGTCACCCGTCCACCCCAGACGCTCGTCGCGCGCCGGCGTGTCGGTCGGGATGGAGAGGAAGTTGCCTCGCTGTCCCCAAGTGATGTTGCTGTGGAGCTTGTTGAGCATCGGGACGTTGGTCTCGAACTCGAAGGTGAACGGGGCGGACGTATGCATGACGCGACCGGTCACGGCGTTGGCCGGGGGAGTGCCGGGCAGACCGGTCACCTCGACGTAGCGGAACCCGTGGAAGGTGAACCGCGGCTCGTACGTCTCCGCGCCGCCGCCCTTGAGGATGTAGGAGTCGGTTGCTGCGGCGCTGCGCAGATTCGCCGTGTAGAGGGTGCCGTCCGGATTGAGGACCTCGGCGTGCCGCAGACGCACGGTCGTTCCCGCCTCGCCCGCGACGCGCAGCCGCACCGAGCCGACCATGTTCTGGCCGAGGTCGAAGACGAAGACGCCCGGCGAGGGCTCGGTCACCTTCGTCGCGGGGAGTTCCTCGGCCACGCGGACCGGACCGTCCACCTGCGCGACGATCGGACCGGGAGCG
This genomic interval from Streptomyces sp. NBC_00464 contains the following:
- a CDS encoding DUF6000 family protein, which translates into the protein MIRHDPEMQDLFRRYCAPARRYLKLGGAVLHMPREKYEPFVHALAADAKAVSDVELTILLEGSWRERRTAAWLAAVSRRDHFRERLGALLLESEVCCAGGDYCVALASFGTARDADLLAAYLDRYLRRPDLAYDQPTAMGALAHTDSVLHGDRAGRFLKEGGLWRQWFQDARHMHGDSGISAYLGGIRLACAVVDECACMREASSGLRCSARNRASGSCGTSGGIHGGT
- a CDS encoding winged helix-turn-helix transcriptional regulator encodes the protein MAVLDLPGRRWAMRILWELSQAPAGFRELQRRCERMSSSVLTTRLDELTGARLLTLHEDGYHLTQLGQDLVEVLSPLDAWSRRWARESDTGTAGFSGLK
- a CDS encoding alpha-L-rhamnosidase produces the protein MISRRNILASAAATVGAVAAGVAPAMAAPAPTRTAPRTQRRAPRVTTPTVEYVQHPLGLDAQHPRLSWPIASDEPNVQQSAYQVRVASTASDLAHPDIWDSGRVTSGESVLVAYAGPQLKPRTRYFWSVRVWDTAGGESGWSTPSWWETGLMDPAQWSAEWVSAPPALTDAPSLESSAWIWFPEGDPANSAPAGTRRFRRTIDVPDGLTAAALAISADNVYAISVNGTEVAHTDLATDHEGWRHPAVVDVLAQLTPGKNVVAVSAANASEGAAGLIAALSLHTASGEQSIVTDASWKSTDKEPAENWRGPDFDDSGWPAAKEAAAWGAGPWGKIVPGAFAANQLRHEFTLPRKKVSRARLYATALGLYEAHLNGRRVGRDQLAPGWTDYRERVQYQTYDVTTLLQPGSNAIGAYVAPGWYAGNVGMFGPHQYGERPALLAQLEVDFTDGTSQRIASGTDWRAASGPIVSADLLSGETYDARKETAGWTSPGFDDRAWSEVRGAGDAAPGPIVAQVDGPVRVAEELPATKVTEPSPGVFVFDLGQNMVGSVRLRVAGEAGTTVRLRHAEVLNPDGTLYTANLRSAAATDSYILKGGGAETYEPRFTFHGFRYVEVTGLPGTPPANAVTGRVMHTSAPFTFEFETNVPMLNKLHSNITWGQRGNFLSIPTDTPARDERLGWTGDINVFAPTAAYTMESARFLSKWLVDLRDAQTSEGAFTDVAPLVGNVGNGAAGWGDAGVTVPWALYQAYGDRQVLKDAWPSIQAWLKYLEKNSDGLLRPAGGYGDWLNVSDETPKDVIATAYFAHSADLAARTAAELDEDPAPFLGLFGRIRKAFQTAYVAAEGRIKGDTQTAYVLSLSMGLLPDALRDAAADRLIELIEAKDWHLSTGFLGTPRLLPVLTATGHTDVAYRLLQQRSFPSWGYQIDKGSTTMWERWDSIQPDGSFQTPDMNSFNHYAYGSVGEWMYTNIAGISAGRPGFREIVIRPRPGGDVTSARATFASVYGPVSTDWEQRPGGIDLRCTTPPNTTAEVWVPTDAPESVSHTRATLVRKEDGCAVYRVGSGSHRFTVQ